The following proteins are co-located in the Mus caroli chromosome 7, CAROLI_EIJ_v1.1, whole genome shotgun sequence genome:
- the LOC110298982 gene encoding olfactory receptor 52N2-like → MSEANSSSLTPEFFILNGIPGLEDAHVWISLPFCFMYMIAVVGNCGLIYLIGHEEALHRPMYYFLTLLSFTDITLCTTTVPNMLCIFWFNLKKIGFKACLAQMFFVHTFTATESGMLMLMALDRYLAICYPLRYGTILTNPVIAKASLATFLRSMAFILPFTFLTKRLPYCRGNLIPHAYCDHMSVAKISCGNVKINAVYGLLVALVVCAFDIFCITVSYTMILRAVMNLSSADARHKAFSTCTSHICAIVITYVPAFFNFFTHRFGAHTIPHHIHIIVANLYLLLPATMNPIVYGVKTKQIRESVIKFFSGDKSDIADIKGLKNK, encoded by the coding sequence ATGTCTGAAGCCAACAGCTCCAGCCTGACCCCAGAATTCTTTATCCTGAATGGTATCCCTGGGCTGGAAGATGCACATGTCTGGATCTCTCTGCCATTCTGTTTCATGTACATGATTGCTGTGGTGGGGAACTGTGGGCTTATCTACCTCATTGGCCATGAGGAGGCTCTGCACCGACCCATGTACTACTTTCTAACCCTGCTCTCCTTCACTGATATAACCTTATGTACCACTACTGTACCCAATATGCTGTGTATATTCTGGTTCAACCTCAAGAAGATTGGATTTAAAGCCTGCCTGGCCCAGATGTTCTTTGTGCATACCTTCACAGCAACAGAGTCTGGCATGCTAATGCTCATGGCCCTGGATCGCTATTTGGCCATCTGTTATCCTTTGCGCTATGGGACCATCCTGACCAACCCTGTGATTGCCAAAGCTAGTCTTGCTACTTTCTTGAGGAGTATGGCATTCATCCTTCCTTTCACTTTCCTCACTAAGCGCCTGCCCTATTGCCGAGGAAACCTCATCCCCCATGCCTACTGTGACCACATGTCTGTGGCCAAGATATCCTGTGGCAATGTGAAAATCAATGCAGTCTATGGTCTGCTGGTTGCTCTTGTGGTTTGTGCATTTGACATATTCTGTATCACTGTGTCATACACAATGATATTGAGAGCAGTGATGAACCTGTCTTCTGCTGATGCTCGTCACAAGGCCTTCAGCACCTGCACATCTCACATCTGTGCTATTGTGATCACTTATGTGCCTgccttttttaatttcttcactcATCGTTTTGGAGCACATACTATTCCCCACCACATCCACATCATAGTGGCAAATCTCTACCTGTTATTGCCTGCTACCATGAACCCAATTGTTTATGGAGTCAAGACCAAGCAGATTCGGGAGAGTGTAATCAAATTTTTTAGTGGAGACAAGAGTGACATTGCTGATATAAAAGGACTAAAAAACAAGTGA
- the LOC110298983 gene encoding olfactory receptor 52N2-like, which yields MSGANSSSLTPEFFILNGVPGLEDAHVWISLPFCFMYMIAVVGNCGLIYLIGHEEALHRPMFYFLALLSFTDVTWCTTTVPNMLCIFWFNFKKIGFNSCLAQMFFVHMLTGMESGVLMLMALDRYVAICYPLRYTTILTNPVIAKACLATFLRSVMLIFPFTLLTKRLPYCRGILIPHTYCDHMSVAKVSCGNAKINAIYGLMVALLIGVFDICCISVSYTMILRAVVSLSSADARHKAFSTCTSHICAIVITYVPAFFTFFTHRFGGHTIPHHVHIIVANLYLLLPPTMNPIVYGVKTKQIRESVIKFLLGDKMGFT from the coding sequence ATGTCTGGAGCCAACAGCTCCAGCCTGACCCCAGAATTCTTTATCCTGAATGGTGTACCTGGACTGGAAGATGCACATGTCTGGATCTCTCTGCCATTCTGCTTCATGTACATGATTGCTGTGGTGGGGAACTGTGGGCTTATCTACCTCATTGGCCATGAGGAGGCTCTCCACCGGCCCATGTTCTACTTCCTGGCCTTACTCTCCTTCACTGATGTTACCTGGTGTACAACCACAGTGCCCAATATGTTGTGTATATTCTGGTTCAATTTCAAGAAGATTGGATTTAATTCCTGCCTTGCCCAGATGTTCTTTGTCCATATGTTGACTGGAATGGAGTCTGGTGTGCTCATGCTCATGGCCCTAGACCGCTATGTAGCCATCTGCTATCCTCTACGATATACTACCATCCTCACCAACCCTGTGATTGCCAAGGCTTGTCTTGCAACATTCTTGAGGAGTGTAATGCTCATCTTTCCATTCACTCTCCTCACCAAGCGCTTGCCCTATTGCAGAGGCATTCTTATCCCCCACACTTACTGTGACCACATGTCTGTGGCCAAGGTATCCTGTGGCAATGCCAAGATCAATGCAATCTATGGCCTCATGGTTGCTCTATTGATTGGTGTGTTTGACATTTGCTGTATCTCTGTATCTTACACTATGATATTGAGAGCAGTGGTGAGCCTGTCCTCTGCTGATGCTCGTCACAAGGCCTTCAGCACCTGCACATCTCACATCTGTGCTATTGTGATCACTTATGTGCCTGccttttttactttcttcacTCATCGTTTTGGAGGACACACTATTCCCCACCACGTCCACATCATAGTGGCTAACCTCTACCTGCTACTGCCCCCTACCATGAACCCAATTGTTTATGGAGTCAAGACCAAGCAGATTCGGGAAAGTGTAATCAAGTTTTTACTTGGAGACAAAATGGGTTTTACCTAA